Part of the Zingiber officinale cultivar Zhangliang chromosome 6A, Zo_v1.1, whole genome shotgun sequence genome, cacaacgtagacgCAAATCAGGCGATCGTACTTACGCTTATCAAAAGATGAACATGATGACACGGCAGCAACGTCGACACAAATCAGGCGATCGTACTCAAGGTTATCAAAAGATGAACATCATGACACGGCAGCGGGAAGAGGAGAGGATGGAGCATGAGGGCGGCCTGGTGCAGACAAATCTGGGCCTTGAGGAACTTGACATGGTTGATGGCCTCCTCCAGCATGGACACCGTGTTGATCTTTCTCCGCCGGGCACCAAGCTCTAGCTTCAGCGTCTTGAACCGGTAGCTGATCCGGTGCCGCCGCTGCCGTGCTGCCACGTTCTACGGGGCCGTCTACAGCTTCACCGCTCCTCTTCTCttccctccctctcctcctcttttcctTTCGCCATAGACAGCGGGAGGAGGAGACGGTGACTACTAATCGTGGAAGGTTCCAAATGGATCCATGAAGGGCATGCAGCCGATGAACAAGTGAGTGTGGACGATACATATAGGATAAGGAATGCATTCGCCAAAAAGAATGAGTGCACTTATGTGAATTACTAGGGTTCTATGGACCAGGAAGGGACCTTTGGCGAGAGATAGAGTTGTCAGTGAAGAGAACACTTCAATCGACTGGAGCAATTATATTGACACGATGTGGATGTTAAAAGTCCTTCGTCTTCATCAAGATTTCATAGTTTTATTTTGGCACAACATTTCTGTAGTTTTTTTAATCATATATCATGACTCTTGTGTTGCGTTTCTCATCTTCTCTGTTGCGTACCACTGTGCTCGCACAATAATGTGAGATTTTGAGCATCAGGAGCGACAGTGCTGTGGAGGAGGGATAACAATAGATGGGATAACAATAGATGGGATTCGAATTGGATCCTCCTTACTAGGGATCGAATATTCAACCCTATGAAGATGTTcataactaattaaaaaattaaatattttttatactaataatttttattcttttcatAACTATTATTAttctaatatatataaatattattcatTCAGATATTCGGATGAATATCGAAGCCTCGCCTGATTTGGAGAAAATGATTATCCCTACTGTAAGActcattttttattaatattgctTTTTTGTTTGTTCGTTGTTTTATGTTGTGAAACAAAGATGATTTATTTGATGTAATTATTAAGAGGACTGAAATAAACTTCTATTTTCGTCTATATATTCCACATCAAATCTTGTTTGAGTCGTCATCCACATCGCCGTTTCCTCCACACTGTACCTCTCCTGCACAAGAAAATTCCTTCCCATCTCTGCTTTCCTCTCATTCATGTTTTCAACTTTCCATAATCAATATATGTCATGAAGTTTAAGGGGTAAACATAGCACAAAGGCAGAGTGGACAAAACAGAGAATTGCTCTCCACTCTGTTAAATGAAAAGAGGGAGTTGGGGTTGATCAGGAGAAACTACAGGGAAATAATCAAAGAAGGCACATTGATGGATATGATAAATCAGCTTTTGACTTGACAAACAACATAGAAATAATCAAAGATGGATATGACAAATCAGCTTTTGACTTGACAAACAACAGAGAAATAATCAAATGAAATACTCTTACGAATAAGACAATTTAGCCAAAAGTCTTAGCTGACTTACTGTTATTGACTGCAAGGCAAATTACGTTGATGGATCAGCTCATAACGGACAGAATGTGAACTGCACTGCAAATAAGGTTGGACTTTACAGGATCACTCTGCAATTAAAAGGTTGGGAGGTTTAATATCAGAATCCACTGGATCATTGATTACGTAAAAAACACATTAATCAGATTTTCAGTAAACTCCTTTTGGCAGCTTGCTCTCCAGAAAGGAAAGAAACAAAATTTTAGAAGACGACCTGCATGGAGAAACTTCAaagtgagattttaatttttttttttttgatattttgtttgaaattaatattctataaaaattttccaccgatcatcaaaataaatcgaGAAACGCTCATAACGGACAACTCCTGACCAACATCTTTAGTTGCATgttccatttggagaaaaaactTCTACAAATTTATCATAACTAGAACTTGAACCGCGAATGTCGTCTGAATGACAATCTGAATATCCTACCGCTGCAACATAACCCCGGAGGCAAAATTAATACCTTCAAGCTTGTATATGAAACTGTTGCTTCAATCATCTGCTAGATGAATGGAAGTTTCCAATCCAGATCTGTGTAACTACTTAATTAAGCTCACCAGATTTGCTTCGAGGAAGCATGTAATTATAATCATGTATGTTAGAACAAGCCACTGTTCAATGTGGTGTTTCAAACTTTAGTTAAAGATCATTTGGTAGATCCACTTCAAATTGAGAGGATCCAAAGCACAAGATTATTGAAGTGATACAAGTAACCTGTTGAAATAAGAGAAATCTTAATGTTAAGCTTATTTGACAACCACGCCCTTTTCCTTCTTGCTTCTGCGCGTAAGTTTCTGACCTTGATAAAAACAAACAATAAACAATCAAAGGGAGGACAGATTAATTCAGGCTGGGAAAGGTGAGGTGAATTGACTTCATCTGCTAATGCAAATCTATGAAGTGGAGAGACTGAACTGTATGCCTGTCTTCCCATGATCATGCTCGGACTGTTTCAATAGATAACAGTAGTTGATCTGTGAAAAAAGGAAGTTACATTAGACAACAGAAGACCGCTGACTTTTCTTTGCATAAATTTGTAAGCAAATCAAACCTCCATGCGAAATAATCTGGTTGGGATGACAATGCCAACCCCAGCAGAGCTCCTGAATGTATCCAAAAATCTATGGAATGGGAAATTTGCCAATTCCTCTGATACTTTAATAAGGTTTCCAACATTTATGAACATGTGTCCATGAACCCCAGATTCTCTAAACACTTTTAGAGGTAGATCAAATGAAAGATCAGCAAAGGCAGTAACAGCAAGATCACCTCCAACAGCATCTCTATTTTGAGAGGCAATGCTTCCTGAAGCATCCCCTCCcgaagatgctgcatctttatcttcaATTCGTTTTGAAGAAATTACTCTTTGCATATCAGTTGGACCGAGACCTCTTTGTTTGAAACTGAACAAAGAAGCAGGCCCGCCTAATTTGCAAACAGGAGAAGAATGACTACCCATGTAGAATCGCTCACACATTGGTGTGCTTGAATTTGTAAATCCAGCCCATGGCATTACAGCACCTGCTGTAACTCCAAAGTTGAGAGCAGCATTGTAAAATCCTAAAGGAATTGCCCCTCTCAGATCAAAATCCTGCTACAAGATGGAAACTAGTTATCATACAGACCAAGGGAATCTGCACATTGATTTGGATCAGAAGAGATATCTTCATGCCAGTGACTGAGAAGATGAAATATTTTGGAATTGCATAGTATAAAATAAGTCAATTGATTATATTACAACCAAAATAATACTACTACGAGAATTAACAAAAGCACTTCTAATTTATTCGAATTCAGTCATATGAGCGAACAACCTTCTAATTGGCACCACATTTAACTCTTGTACCTGCTATTTCTAAAATGGTATAAAGAAGAACAAACCTATTCCCATAGATTCTTTCTACGTTACAGCAGGACTCTTTTTAGTGCTGAAGGAACGTATTTCCCTCTTTGCAAAAGCCACTACTGAGTTAACGCAATCATTGATGCAAGATTTACAAATGTTATATGGAGAAAACAATTAAATAAACCTTCTAGAAGAAATTCTGCAGTGTCTCAGTGCTCACTATTTATGAAGCTTCTAGACACTTAATGCGTAGGCAGTCTGCTAAAATTTTTCTACGGTGGATATAAACTTCACTCTGTTTGAAAAATCCAAATAATACGAATGGGAGCATTATCCACTTCCCCTATAATTGATATTTATGTTCTTAATAGCATTAAGTTCAGCTTCACCCTTTTCATATTAGTTCAACTCTAATTTCAACAAAAAATGGGTTTCTTAAAGCTTTTATACCTACCTTTTTCTTACATGTCAGACAAGTAAAAAGAGTTATGCAAGTTGATGATAAAACATCAAGGTCCACATTCTAGAGTTCATATAACATCCGATTTAAATAATGCCTCACTTATGAGAGCAGCTAATTTAAACCGTCTAAGCAAATAGACAACTAAAAACTTCACATTCACTTTGTCCAAATAGAACCAAGTTAATGATGTAACGACCAGATGGTCAAGCTACATATACCTAAATAGTAAAGTGCGACCATCATTAGCGAATAGCTTACCTTGAAGTTCAAAactcaaataatattatatatttacAGACGGCTCATGTAGCTAAATGTCTCAGTTTGTTATCATTGTTATTATTGTTGAGCTTAGTACATTCCACAAGACACGTAATAGTAAGAACAGTTTTACCAGATCAAATGTAACTAAAACCTAACATGGTTTAATACATTAAATGACTCCTTGCCTTACTAAAACAAGGAGACAGGAACATTTACCTGCCTTAAAAATTGTATCAGTCTATTGTCAGGTCCAAGACCTGCAATTTGAGATGTTGATGAGAATGCATATCCACGTGTCGGCCTCACTTTTGAATCCCTGTGATCAATTTTACACGAGTATCTTATTGAAGAGAGTAGACTATGTCCCAACTGGCTGCGTATTGACTTGGATGGTATGCTTGATGGGTCAAGTAAGCTACACCATGTAAGGTTGTAAGTGAGTTCATGTTTTCTAGTTGAAATCAATCCAACAGAGAGACCTAGTAGATGTTCCTTGTATGATGAAAATTTCAACCAATCTTGGGAAAGTAATAAAACTCGAGTTGTGAGGGGAGCTGGAATAATTCTGAATCTGGGTAATGACACTCCAAGACTAATCTCTGATGTTCCATCAAACTCATAAGCGCCAGAAGCATCCCAAATATCACCATAGCCAAACAAGTTTTTAAGCTTGAGTGATCCTTCAAACGACCGATATCGAGCCTGCATAAACAACAAATAAAATGAATATATTTATCACAATTCTCGAGTAAGATCAAACAAGGTATTAATTCAGTATCAGACTGGTAAATGAGCATGCAGTTGAGAAAATGTCCAAAAAAAAGTCATCTCCCTAACAAGTAGCAGTAGACAaccaaataaagaaaaaggatagTATCATTGACGTGTAGAGGAACACCCAAATATCAAATTAACATTGCACAATCACTGCTATGATAGGTTCCAGTGCTCCACTTAATGAACATGGTTAGGGGTGTTCAACAGGTCAAGCCATGTCTAGGGGGTGCAAATGAGCCACCTTGGCCCACAAGAAAGACAGCTTGAGCCTGTGATGAGCAGCAACTCTCCATCCCAAATGCTGAACTTGTCATGTGTTCATGCCAATCATAGCCCACAGGTTGAACTTTGCATGACCCATGTCCTCAGCCAAGCACTGCCATGGCACAGCCCAAAACTAGTTTCATTCAAAATACTACATTCAAATGGCTTTAAATGACCAAAATACCCTTAATGACCAAAAAATGGTGTTACAAACATTTGATTGGAAATCTATCAGatattcacaaaaaaaaaaattgataaaagaaacagaaatttctaaaaaaatctcaATAAATACACTCCCATGCACCCCTTAGTCCCCATCTAAACACATTGTCATTCTCGCCTCAAGCTCTCAGTACTCTATTCATATTTACATTCTCATTCTTGAATCTTTTTCTCTAATCTCTAATTTTGTTATAACCTCTCTTAAGATTTCAATTCTGTACTATTTATTCACTATATTTTCTACTATCCTTGATGATGTCGTGCCCCAATTCTTCTTGATGtcataattttttgttttaaggtATAATTTACTTTTTAAATATTACAATTTTAACTTGGTATTTAATTGAATTATTGATTTTActttagttttatcttcatgtttttatttttagaaaaatgtgTGAAGT contains:
- the LOC121996773 gene encoding uncharacterized protein LOC121996773 isoform X3, with the translated sequence MAITSDPEVGVNPKPGDTEAEIEGTADAGDGEEADNDETEEEEEEEEPSASGREKFNRALIRLSEGPVRIRVHDVIIRGNGKTKKALIEAEVLDAFRSASSMQELLRAAGLANARLRQLDIFESVTIVLDSGSSELPNTANVIIDIVEVKNPLSGDLVVYTKPEARYRSFEGSLKLKNLFGYGDIWDASGAYEFDGTSEISLGVSLPRFRIIPAPLTTRVLLLSQDWLKFSSYKEHLLGLSVGLISTRKHELTYNLTWCSLLDPSSIPSKSIRSQLGHSLLSSIRYSCKIDHRDSKVRPTRGYAFSSTSQIAGLGPDNRLIQFLRQDFDLRGAIPLGFYNAALNFGVTAGAVMPWAGFTNSSTPMCERFYMGSHSSPVCKLGGPASLFSFKQRGLGPTDMQRVISSKRIEDKDAASSGGDASGSIASQNRDAVGGDLAVTAFADLSFDLPLKVFRESGVHGHMFINVGNLIKVSEELANFPFHRFLDTFRSSAGVGIVIPTRLFRMEINYCYLLKQSEHDHGKTGIQFSLSTS
- the LOC121996773 gene encoding uncharacterized protein LOC121996773 isoform X1, coding for MAITSDPEVGVNPKPGDTEAEIEGTADAGDGEEADNDETEEEEEEEEPSASGREKFNRALIRLSEGPVRIRVHDVIIRGNGKTKKALIEAEVLDAFRSASSMQELLRAAGLANARLRQLDIFESVTIVLDSGSSELPNTANVIIDIVEVKNPLSGDLVVYTKPEARYRSFEGSLKLKNLFGYGDIWDASGAYEFDGTSEISLGVSLPRFRIIPAPLTTRVLLLSQDWLKFSSYKEHLLGLSVGLISTRKHELTYNLTWCSLLDPSSIPSKSIRSQLGHSLLSSIRYSCKIDHRDSKVRPTRGYAFSSTSQIAGLGPDNRLIQFLRQQDFDLRGAIPLGFYNAALNFGVTAGAVMPWAGFTNSSTPMCERFYMGSHSSPVCKLGGPASLFSFKQRGLGPTDMQRVISSKRIEDKDAASSGGDASGSIASQNRDAVGGDLAVTAFADLSFDLPLKVFRESGVHGHMFINVGNLIKVSEELANFPFHRFLDTFRSSAGVGIVIPTRLFRMEINYCYLLKQSEHDHGKTGIQSETYAQKQEGKGRGCQISLTLRFLLFQQVTCITSIILCFGSSQFEVDLPNDL
- the LOC121996773 gene encoding uncharacterized protein LOC121996773 isoform X2; amino-acid sequence: MAITSDPEVGVNPKPGDTEAEIEGTADAGDGEEADNDETEEEEEEEEPSASGREKFNRALIRLSEGPVRIRVHDVIIRGNGKTKKALIEAEVLDAFRSASSMQELLRAAGLANARLRQLDIFESVTIVLDSGSSELPNTANVIIDIVEVKNPLSGDLVVYTKPEARYRSFEGSLKLKNLFGYGDIWDASGAYEFDGTSEISLGVSLPRFRIIPAPLTTRVLLLSQDWLKFSSYKEHLLGLSVGLISTRKHELTYNLTWCSLLDPSSIPSKSIRSQLGHSLLSSIRYSCKIDHRDSKVRPTRGYAFSSTSQIAGLGPDNRLIQFLRQDFDLRGAIPLGFYNAALNFGVTAGAVMPWAGFTNSSTPMCERFYMGSHSSPVCKLGGPASLFSFKQRGLGPTDMQRVISSKRIEDKDAASSGGDASGSIASQNRDAVGGDLAVTAFADLSFDLPLKVFRESGVHGHMFINVGNLIKVSEELANFPFHRFLDTFRSSAGVGIVIPTRLFRMEINYCYLLKQSEHDHGKTGIQSETYAQKQEGKGRGCQISLTLRFLLFQQVTCITSIILCFGSSQFEVDLPNDL